From a single Methanofollis sp. W23 genomic region:
- the htpX gene encoding zinc metalloprotease HtpX produces MKWKRDLGLTMRQIMTWALLLLVYLVFLTILGTLFGVGPWTLVAIAFVIAFAQYFFSDKLVLMSTGAREVTPEEYPVLHDVVEKLAAEADIPKPRVAVMPTPVPNAFATGRSPSHAVVAATDSILRLLTREELEAVLAHEIAHVKNRDVMTLTIASFLAMVAAIIMQNAWLFSIADRREGGAWMAAWAVSIVVWIVSTLLVRSLSRYREFAADRGSAYITRNPKALISALYKISGRMDMVPAEKRREVEGANAFFILPAISGNTLMELFSTHPTLEKRVEALEALEDEVRYMPR; encoded by the coding sequence ATGAAATGGAAACGTGATCTGGGGCTCACGATGAGGCAGATCATGACCTGGGCACTCTTGCTCCTGGTCTATCTGGTCTTTCTCACGATCCTCGGGACTCTGTTCGGTGTCGGGCCATGGACACTCGTTGCTATCGCCTTTGTGATAGCCTTTGCCCAGTATTTCTTCTCGGACAAACTGGTGCTGATGAGCACGGGTGCCCGCGAGGTGACGCCTGAAGAGTACCCGGTGCTCCATGACGTGGTGGAGAAACTGGCCGCTGAGGCCGATATTCCCAAACCACGGGTCGCGGTGATGCCCACCCCTGTCCCGAACGCATTTGCGACGGGGCGGAGCCCAAGCCATGCGGTGGTCGCAGCGACCGACTCGATCCTCCGCCTGCTGACGCGGGAGGAGCTTGAGGCGGTGCTGGCTCACGAGATCGCCCATGTGAAGAACAGGGACGTGATGACCCTCACCATCGCGAGTTTCCTTGCGATGGTCGCGGCGATCATCATGCAGAATGCCTGGCTCTTCTCCATCGCAGACCGTAGGGAAGGAGGCGCCTGGATGGCCGCATGGGCGGTGTCCATCGTCGTCTGGATCGTCTCCACGCTGCTGGTCAGGTCGCTCTCCCGGTACAGGGAGTTTGCGGCAGACCGCGGCAGCGCCTACATCACCCGGAATCCGAAGGCGCTCATCTCCGCGCTCTACAAGATCAGCGGACGGATGGACATGGTGCCGGCAGAGAAGAGGAGAGAGGTCGAGGGGGCAAATGCCTTCTTCATCCTCCCGGCCATCTCGGGCAACACCCTGATGGAACTCTTCTCCACCCACCCGACCCTGGAGAAGCGGGTGGAGGCACTTGAAGCACTCGAAGATGAAGTTCGGTATATGCCGAGGTAA
- a CDS encoding 30S ribosomal protein S27ae translates to MAAKKKGAAPAAAVKRSAYFKVEGDKAAPQRKYCPRCGPGVFMAQHKDRLACGKCGYTEFTK, encoded by the coding sequence ATGGCGGCAAAGAAGAAAGGGGCGGCCCCTGCCGCGGCGGTCAAACGGAGTGCATACTTCAAGGTCGAGGGCGACAAGGCGGCACCGCAGCGCAAATACTGTCCCCGTTGTGGGCCTGGGGTCTTCATGGCTCAGCACAAGGACCGCCTTGCCTGTGGGAAGTGCGGCTATACTGAGTTCACGAAATAG
- a CDS encoding putative immunity protein has translation MTLPPFTLAPGTLPPSKRTITIIYKAQEWFVKKYRRDDQISMAILAADCAKQVLPYFERAYLEDDRPRHVLSRRGWRHVRQGTHRGSQSF, from the coding sequence GTGACCTTGCCTCCCTTCACGCTCGCACCTGGGACGCTGCCTCCGTCGAAGAGAACCATCACGATAATTTACAAAGCCCAGGAATGGTTTGTGAAAAAATACCGCAGAGACGATCAGATCTCAATGGCAATCTTGGCTGCGGACTGTGCCAAACAGGTGCTTCCATACTTTGAACGTGCATATCTTGAGGACGACCGGCCGCGTCATGTTCTTTCGCGTCGCGGGTGGCGGCATGTGCGGCAAGGGACGCATCGCGGATCTCAGTCATTTTGA
- a CDS encoding bifunctional N(6)-L-threonylcarbamoyladenine synthase/serine/threonine protein kinase: MQKGDKVLGIEGTAWNLSAAVFGDGLISLYSKPYQPAQGGIHPREAAQHHASEMREVIARVLSDPSAIRAVAFSQGPGLGPCLRTVATAARVLALALDVPLVGVNHCVAHVEIGRWATGCVDPITLYTSGANTQVLGYLNGRYRIFGETLDIGLGNGLDKFARSKGLPHPGGPKIEGLARGGEYIHLPYTVKGMDLAFSGLISAAQESKAPIEDVCHSLQETAFAMCVEVTERALAQTGKDEVLLVGGVAANSRLREMLQTMCEERGARLFVPEPQFCGDNGAMIAYTGKIMLEAGATLPLEASRANSHYRPDEVEVVWRQDEVKREPESGHRRGAEALVTIGEETVTKRRVSKSYRVEALDAHLIAERTRAEARLIAAARKAGVATPIISDLSEDMITMERVDGTLLRDTPTSASLARAGVAVGRLHGAGIVHGDLTTSNMIERDGRCVLIDFGLAHASTEVEDQGVDLHVLFQTLESTTENPAELKESFLQGYASAFPGAAAASKREHEVELRGRYL, translated from the coding sequence ATGCAAAAGGGCGATAAGGTACTGGGGATCGAAGGGACAGCCTGGAACCTCAGTGCTGCTGTTTTTGGGGACGGCCTCATCTCCCTCTACTCAAAGCCATATCAACCGGCGCAGGGAGGGATCCATCCGCGAGAGGCGGCCCAGCACCATGCCTCAGAGATGCGGGAGGTCATTGCCAGGGTGCTTTCCGACCCATCTGCGATCAGGGCGGTGGCCTTCTCCCAGGGACCGGGGCTTGGGCCCTGCTTGCGGACGGTGGCGACGGCAGCGAGAGTGCTTGCCCTCGCTCTGGACGTCCCCCTGGTGGGGGTGAACCATTGCGTCGCCCATGTGGAGATCGGGCGGTGGGCCACCGGGTGTGTCGACCCGATCACGCTGTATACCTCGGGGGCGAACACCCAGGTGCTCGGCTACCTGAATGGGCGCTACCGGATCTTTGGGGAGACGCTGGACATCGGGCTTGGCAACGGGCTTGACAAGTTTGCACGGAGCAAGGGTCTTCCTCATCCTGGAGGACCAAAGATCGAGGGGCTTGCACGGGGTGGAGAGTATATCCATCTCCCGTATACGGTGAAGGGGATGGACCTTGCGTTTTCCGGGCTCATCTCCGCGGCACAGGAGAGTAAGGCTCCGATCGAGGACGTCTGTCACTCTCTCCAGGAGACTGCCTTTGCGATGTGTGTCGAGGTGACCGAGCGGGCTCTGGCCCAGACTGGTAAGGACGAGGTGCTGCTTGTCGGCGGGGTCGCCGCCAATTCCCGTCTGCGCGAGATGCTTCAAACGATGTGCGAGGAGCGGGGGGCCAGGCTCTTCGTGCCTGAACCGCAGTTCTGCGGCGACAATGGGGCGATGATCGCCTATACCGGGAAGATCATGCTCGAGGCCGGGGCGACCCTGCCGCTTGAGGCGTCGAGGGCGAACTCCCATTATCGGCCCGACGAGGTCGAGGTGGTCTGGCGACAGGACGAGGTGAAGCGCGAGCCCGAGAGCGGTCACCGCCGCGGGGCCGAGGCGCTCGTCACCATCGGCGAGGAGACGGTGACCAAGCGGCGGGTCTCGAAATCGTATCGGGTCGAGGCCCTTGATGCCCACCTGATCGCCGAACGGACGCGGGCCGAGGCGCGGCTCATCGCCGCCGCACGGAAGGCGGGGGTGGCGACGCCGATCATCTCCGATCTCTCGGAAGATATGATCACGATGGAGCGGGTGGACGGCACCCTGCTCAGGGACACCCCGACGTCTGCGAGTCTTGCGCGTGCCGGGGTGGCGGTCGGGCGTCTCCATGGCGCCGGGATCGTGCACGGCGACCTGACCACCTCCAATATGATCGAGCGGGACGGGCGGTGTGTGCTCATCGATTTCGGACTGGCCCATGCCTCCACCGAGGTGGAGGACCAGGGCGTGGACCTCCATGTCCTCTTCCAGACATTGGAGAGCACGACCGAGAACCCGGCGGAACTGAAAGAGAGTTTCCTGCAAGGCTACGCTTCGGCCTTCCCTGGTGCGGCGGCGGCCTCAAAGCGGGAGCACGAGGTCGAGTTGCGGGGGCGCTACCTGTGA
- the rlmH gene encoding 23S rRNA (pseudouridine(1915)-N(3))-methyltransferase RlmH, which yields MRVRIVAVGKAKERYIAEGIAEYEKRLGPYGGAKVIEVRDERVPKNASPAEEVQVKEREGERLLAAVPDGALVVALDPEGETWSSEELATHFGRWEIGGVREITFLIGGPLGLSDEVYALSDLRLSLSRMTFLHTLVRIILLEQVYRAFRILRGEPYHK from the coding sequence ATGCGGGTCAGGATCGTCGCCGTCGGGAAGGCAAAGGAGCGGTATATCGCCGAGGGGATCGCAGAGTACGAGAAGCGTCTGGGGCCGTACGGGGGGGCAAAGGTCATCGAGGTGCGGGACGAACGAGTCCCGAAAAACGCCTCCCCTGCCGAAGAAGTCCAGGTCAAGGAACGGGAAGGAGAGCGCCTGCTTGCGGCGGTCCCTGACGGTGCCCTCGTCGTCGCGCTCGACCCTGAGGGCGAGACGTGGTCGAGCGAAGAACTCGCTACGCACTTCGGACGGTGGGAGATCGGAGGCGTACGGGAGATCACATTTCTGATCGGCGGCCCCCTCGGGCTTTCAGATGAGGTATATGCCCTTTCTGATCTCCGTCTCTCACTTTCGAGGATGACCTTCCTTCATACCCTGGTCAGGATCATTCTCCTCGAGCAAGTCTATCGTGCGTTCAGGATCCTCAGGGGCGAACCCTACCACAAATGA
- a CDS encoding glutamine synthetase family protein: MNPNDLVRFLKKPSSEFTKDDIIRFCYENGIEMVNFRYAAEDGKLKTLNFIISSKEHLDTILSDGERVDGSNIFSFIEAGSSDLYVIPRYRTAFVNPFTEVPTLEILCSYYDYEGKPLESAPEYVLRKANEEFTNQTGGVFKTLGELEYYVISEREDLYPGLDQKGYHAAAPFAKFEDLRTEAMRLIAKAGGKIKYGHSEVGCFTTEDQYFEQHEIEFLPMPVEEAAEQLIIAKWILRMLGYQYGVEISFAPKITVGKAGSGMHFHMLVEKDGQNLMVEGGKLSPMARKMVAGILDAADALTAFGDTIPTSYFRLVPHQEAPTSICWGDRNRSVVVRVPLGWIGANGMTQDANPYDVGIKAERPSKQTIEFRVPDGSADPYLMIAGLIVASLRGINMPNALDLAKKLYVDVNIFKPEFRDRLDKLDQLPASCWESADALLAKRAIFEENGIFPAGMIDSRVESLKGFEDKGLSEKLYGDKDAIRELVDRFMHVA, encoded by the coding sequence ATGAACCCAAACGACCTTGTCCGCTTCCTCAAGAAGCCGTCGTCAGAATTTACCAAAGACGATATTATTCGTTTTTGTTATGAAAATGGTATCGAGATGGTGAATTTCCGCTATGCCGCGGAGGACGGCAAACTCAAGACGCTCAATTTTATCATCTCTTCGAAGGAGCACCTTGACACCATCCTCTCCGACGGCGAGCGGGTCGACGGGAGCAATATCTTCTCGTTTATTGAAGCAGGGAGCAGCGACCTGTACGTGATCCCGCGCTACCGGACCGCCTTTGTCAATCCATTTACCGAGGTGCCGACACTCGAGATCCTCTGCTCGTACTACGACTACGAGGGCAAGCCCCTGGAGAGCGCGCCCGAGTATGTCCTGCGCAAGGCCAACGAGGAGTTCACGAACCAGACCGGCGGGGTCTTCAAGACCCTCGGCGAACTGGAGTACTATGTGATCAGCGAGCGCGAGGATCTCTATCCTGGCCTCGACCAGAAGGGCTACCATGCCGCCGCACCCTTCGCCAAGTTCGAGGACCTGCGGACCGAGGCGATGCGGTTGATCGCAAAGGCGGGGGGCAAGATCAAATACGGCCACTCCGAGGTCGGGTGCTTCACCACCGAGGACCAGTACTTTGAACAGCACGAGATCGAGTTCCTGCCCATGCCGGTCGAGGAGGCCGCAGAGCAGTTGATCATCGCGAAGTGGATCCTGCGGATGCTCGGCTACCAGTACGGCGTCGAGATCAGCTTTGCCCCCAAGATCACCGTTGGCAAGGCGGGGAGCGGGATGCACTTCCACATGCTCGTCGAGAAGGACGGCCAGAACCTGATGGTCGAGGGCGGGAAACTGAGCCCGATGGCCAGAAAGATGGTCGCCGGCATCCTCGACGCCGCCGACGCTCTGACCGCCTTTGGCGACACGATCCCGACCTCATACTTCAGGCTGGTCCCGCACCAGGAGGCGCCCACCAGCATCTGCTGGGGCGACCGGAACCGCTCGGTCGTGGTCCGCGTGCCTCTGGGCTGGATCGGTGCCAACGGCATGACCCAGGACGCCAACCCGTACGATGTCGGTATCAAGGCGGAGCGCCCGTCCAAGCAGACGATCGAGTTCAGGGTCCCTGACGGCTCGGCCGATCCCTACCTGATGATCGCAGGACTCATCGTCGCCTCGCTGCGCGGGATCAACATGCCCAATGCCCTTGACCTGGCCAAGAAGCTCTATGTCGACGTGAACATCTTCAAGCCCGAGTTCCGCGACCGCCTGGACAAACTCGATCAGCTCCCGGCCTCGTGCTGGGAGTCGGCCGATGCTCTCCTTGCAAAGCGCGCGATCTTCGAGGAGAACGGGATCTTCCCTGCTGGCATGATCGACAGCAGGGTGGAGTCGCTCAAGGGCTTCGAGGACAAGGGGCTCAGCGAGAAGCTCTACGGTGACAAGGACGCGATCAGGGAATTGGTCGACCGGTTCATGCACGTGGCGTAA
- a CDS encoding GTP-dependent dephospho-CoA kinase family protein, giving the protein MLRLPEEHRKRFKEPFGELFPELEDALPTIEGKTVYTVGDVVTHNFLAAGGTPAVAVIDGYTMRSPYGKTPLLLFRRVQVKNPAGALTEELREALEEAVLDPPTLVQVEGEEDLAVIPLALIVPDGSVILYGQPGEGVVVCRVTPDLKNAAKDLLSLFVPASD; this is encoded by the coding sequence ATGTTGCGTCTGCCTGAAGAGCACAGGAAACGATTCAAAGAACCTTTCGGGGAACTCTTCCCTGAACTGGAAGACGCGCTCCCGACGATCGAAGGCAAGACGGTCTACACTGTCGGAGACGTGGTGACGCATAACTTCCTTGCGGCCGGGGGGACGCCAGCGGTCGCGGTGATCGATGGGTATACCATGCGTTCGCCTTATGGGAAGACTCCGCTCCTCCTCTTCAGGCGGGTGCAGGTGAAAAATCCGGCAGGCGCCCTGACCGAGGAACTCAGAGAGGCGCTGGAGGAGGCGGTCCTTGACCCTCCGACCCTGGTCCAGGTCGAGGGGGAGGAGGACCTGGCGGTGATCCCGCTCGCGCTCATTGTGCCTGACGGTTCGGTTATTCTCTACGGACAACCTGGCGAGGGGGTCGTGGTCTGCAGGGTGACCCCTGATCTGAAAAATGCCGCAAAAGACCTCCTTTCTTTATTTGTCCCTGCATCGGATTAG
- a CDS encoding putative phosphothreonine lyase domain-containg protein has product MEQVDSDTLADAAYGIFEIMLSKGLEARGAPLFSPVEAGIDFFDDVQAIFAEFADDYPPLAEALLHRFGSVDAVYQMITAGEGVVPSQTTQMYWITIDNPAAGALTPNNELAGKWLIFCEITEVDAIWKKVRDATVAGDLGLSAKVSTARPDPDSRDDRKVVYVYTRDWSDEADVMRVREHLRALGITDRIGYKRNLETFAGEYSEKGKKVTYYSA; this is encoded by the coding sequence ATGGAACAAGTCGATTCCGATACCCTTGCCGATGCTGCCTATGGCATCTTCGAGATCATGCTGAGCAAAGGCCTCGAAGCACGCGGCGCCCCCCTCTTCTCGCCCGTTGAGGCAGGGATCGACTTTTTCGATGACGTGCAGGCGATCTTTGCCGAGTTTGCAGACGACTACCCGCCCCTTGCAGAGGCCCTCCTCCACCGTTTCGGGAGCGTCGACGCAGTCTACCAGATGATCACGGCCGGCGAAGGCGTTGTCCCCTCCCAGACCACACAGATGTACTGGATCACCATCGACAACCCCGCGGCCGGGGCACTCACGCCCAACAACGAACTGGCCGGGAAATGGCTGATCTTCTGCGAGATCACAGAGGTCGACGCCATCTGGAAGAAAGTCCGTGACGCCACCGTCGCCGGCGACCTGGGCCTCTCTGCCAAAGTGAGCACCGCCAGGCCTGACCCCGACTCGCGGGACGACCGGAAAGTCGTCTATGTCTACACCCGCGACTGGAGCGACGAAGCGGACGTGATGCGGGTGCGTGAACACCTCCGTGCCCTCGGGATCACCGATCGGATCGGGTACAAGCGCAACCTCGAGACCTTTGCCGGAGAATATTCTGAGAAAGGAAAGAAAGTCACCTATTACAGTGCGTGA
- the hflX gene encoding GTPase HflX, whose product MTFKTEFVPDDYVGGRPMKKTIVVQRNDPDTDAATNSRKLAELKELAHAADYVVVGTLVQSIYPNRKYQIGSGKVDDLAERVESLDAEKVIFNNQLSMTQIYNISETCKCEVMDRFQLILEIFAARATTRRAKLQVELARLRYELPKAKSIVSLQKKEERQGFMGLGSYEDSYEQDIKKKIVRIRTELLQHGNGSESLRSFRHERGFSLIALAGYTNAGKSTLFQSLVEEETIVKDMLFTTLSPTTRSLMVNSRKMLLTDTVGFIEDLPHLMVDAFRSTLDEIFLADIILLVVDMSDPVDVIRQKLAVSHDIFWERAEDPVIVTALNKADLVPDEELQEKMRVISDLAPVPVMISARSGEGLNELKQVLYESLPEWEHCRISVPMSEEGISMVSWLYDEGIVHTIEYGDSIFMEIEARNEIIQKVKPFAMSS is encoded by the coding sequence ATGACATTTAAAACAGAATTCGTGCCAGATGATTACGTCGGAGGCCGTCCTATGAAAAAAACTATTGTTGTCCAGCGAAATGATCCAGATACTGACGCTGCTACCAATTCGCGGAAACTGGCAGAACTCAAGGAGTTGGCACATGCCGCTGATTATGTGGTTGTGGGCACACTTGTGCAATCAATATATCCTAACAGGAAATACCAGATAGGTTCTGGGAAGGTGGATGACCTTGCGGAGCGTGTGGAATCTCTGGATGCTGAAAAAGTAATTTTTAACAACCAGTTGTCAATGACGCAGATCTACAATATCTCTGAGACGTGCAAATGTGAAGTAATGGACAGGTTCCAGCTTATCCTTGAGATATTTGCTGCAAGAGCCACTACAAGACGTGCAAAACTGCAGGTAGAACTTGCACGATTACGATATGAACTTCCGAAAGCAAAGTCTATCGTTTCCCTGCAGAAGAAGGAGGAAAGGCAGGGCTTTATGGGCCTTGGAAGTTATGAGGACTCTTATGAGCAGGATATTAAGAAAAAGATCGTAAGGATCAGGACCGAACTTCTTCAGCATGGAAATGGGAGCGAGTCACTTCGCAGTTTCAGGCATGAAAGAGGATTTTCCCTTATAGCTCTGGCAGGTTATACGAATGCGGGAAAAAGTACTCTTTTCCAGTCACTTGTAGAGGAAGAGACGATAGTCAAGGACATGCTCTTTACGACACTATCTCCTACAACACGCTCTCTCATGGTAAATAGCAGAAAAATGCTTCTGACCGATACTGTGGGATTTATCGAAGACCTCCCACACTTGATGGTGGATGCCTTCAGGTCAACGCTTGATGAGATATTCCTGGCTGATATCATTCTTCTTGTGGTGGATATGAGTGATCCAGTGGATGTTATCAGACAAAAACTGGCTGTCAGTCATGATATCTTCTGGGAAAGAGCAGAAGATCCTGTGATAGTTACTGCTCTTAACAAGGCCGATCTTGTTCCTGATGAAGAACTGCAGGAAAAAATGAGAGTGATCAGTGATCTTGCTCCTGTTCCTGTCATGATATCTGCAAGATCAGGAGAAGGTCTTAACGAACTTAAACAGGTTCTCTATGAGAGCCTTCCTGAATGGGAACATTGCAGGATATCCGTCCCGATGTCTGAGGAGGGTATATCCATGGTATCGTGGCTTTATGATGAGGGGATTGTGCACACTATTGAGTATGGCGATTCCATATTCATGGAAATAGAAGCAAGGAACGAAATAATTCAAAAAGTAAAGCCTTTCGCCATGTCTTCTTAA
- the rdgB gene encoding RdgB/HAM1 family non-canonical purine NTP pyrophosphatase — translation MRRIAVVTSNPHKAEEVARFFAGVAEVEHVRMEIPEYRDDDVRVIAREKARYAYAHLGRPLIVDDTAFSVDALQGFPGPYAAYVQDRIGNDGILKLMEGVADRRAHFETAIAYADDGGEVHTFSGVIEGEVTEEPEGEEGFGYDPIFAVGGRTFAEIPLEEKSRISHRARALAAFRGWLGDQ, via the coding sequence GTGAGACGGATCGCGGTGGTGACCTCCAACCCCCACAAGGCCGAGGAGGTGGCCAGGTTCTTTGCAGGGGTGGCCGAGGTCGAGCATGTCAGGATGGAGATCCCTGAGTACCGCGACGACGATGTGCGGGTCATCGCGCGGGAGAAGGCGCGGTACGCCTATGCCCATCTTGGCCGCCCGCTCATCGTGGACGATACGGCCTTCTCGGTCGATGCTCTGCAGGGGTTCCCTGGTCCATATGCGGCATATGTGCAGGACCGGATCGGGAACGACGGGATCTTGAAGTTGATGGAAGGGGTCGCCGACCGGCGGGCGCACTTCGAGACGGCGATCGCCTATGCCGACGACGGAGGCGAGGTCCATACCTTCTCAGGCGTGATCGAAGGCGAGGTCACTGAGGAGCCAGAGGGAGAGGAGGGCTTCGGGTACGACCCGATCTTTGCGGTCGGAGGCCGGACTTTTGCCGAGATCCCCCTTGAAGAGAAGAGCAGGATCTCCCACCGGGCGCGGGCCCTTGCCGCCTTCAGGGGCTGGCTGGGAGATCAATAA
- a CDS encoding 30S ribosomal protein S24e: MEFNITRDYRNELLSRREVSFALTYDGATPSRDEILGKLGAKLDAKRELMVLETTKKPYGVSESSYIARIYDTADELTKTERAYMITRSAEKKAEAEEAE, translated from the coding sequence ATGGAATTCAACATCACCCGTGACTACCGGAACGAACTCCTGAGCCGGAGGGAAGTTTCCTTCGCGCTCACCTACGATGGTGCAACCCCATCCCGGGACGAGATCCTCGGGAAGTTGGGCGCAAAGCTCGACGCCAAGAGAGAACTCATGGTGCTCGAGACGACGAAAAAGCCGTATGGCGTTTCGGAAAGTTCGTACATTGCGAGAATATACGACACCGCAGACGAACTCACGAAGACTGAGCGCGCATACATGATCACGCGCAGTGCCGAGAAGAAGGCCGAGGCTGAGGAGGCCGAGTGA
- a CDS encoding Hsp20/alpha crystallin family protein, whose translation MYVKIPEDDFEQLNEYIRRMVYRAMAEGDGRSIAFRVDLMIQEGRCHVLPPVWSPTGERGVPEDDEDQPKCLVEVQETERQFLVTAELPGMREEEIRVWQEGSTLHIDAANGETQYRKQVELPRFDFQVDWMTFRHGILEVAFGPASEH comes from the coding sequence ATGTACGTCAAGATTCCAGAGGACGATTTCGAGCAGCTCAACGAATATATCAGGCGGATGGTCTACCGGGCGATGGCCGAGGGTGACGGGCGTTCGATCGCCTTCAGGGTTGACCTGATGATCCAGGAGGGGCGGTGTCATGTCCTGCCGCCGGTCTGGTCTCCCACAGGGGAGAGGGGAGTGCCTGAGGACGACGAGGACCAGCCCAAATGTCTGGTCGAGGTGCAGGAGACCGAGCGCCAGTTCCTGGTGACCGCCGAACTCCCAGGGATGCGGGAGGAGGAGATCAGGGTCTGGCAGGAGGGGTCGACGCTGCATATCGACGCAGCAAATGGGGAGACGCAGTACAGGAAGCAGGTCGAACTCCCCCGCTTCGACTTCCAGGTGGACTGGATGACCTTCCGGCACGGTATCCTTGAGGTGGCTTTCGGCCCGGCATCTGAACATTGA
- a CDS encoding sulfide-dependent adenosine diphosphate thiazole synthase, giving the protein MELDEVTISRAILATQMETMTEYLDLDVAVIGGGPSGITCAALLAEKGVKVGLIEKKLSIGGGMWGGGMMFPRIVVQDGAKRLLDHFEIASTEYEPGYHVAKSVEAVSKLTAAACTAGAEFFNLIAVEDVVVKGDGRVSGLVINWSPVEMTGLHVDPLTIRCQAVVDATGHDATIAHMVAHKGADLTIKGESYMWAERAENRIVEHTREVFPGLWVCGMAANAVAGECRMGPIFGGMLLSGERAADLVAEALRP; this is encoded by the coding sequence ATGGAACTGGATGAAGTGACAATCAGCAGGGCGATCCTTGCCACCCAGATGGAGACGATGACCGAGTACCTCGACCTGGACGTCGCGGTCATCGGCGGCGGGCCATCAGGGATCACCTGTGCCGCCCTTCTCGCCGAGAAAGGCGTAAAGGTCGGACTCATCGAGAAGAAACTCTCTATCGGCGGGGGGATGTGGGGCGGCGGCATGATGTTCCCGAGGATCGTTGTCCAGGACGGCGCGAAACGTCTCCTCGATCACTTCGAGATCGCCTCGACCGAGTACGAACCAGGCTACCATGTCGCAAAGTCAGTGGAGGCCGTCTCCAAACTCACCGCCGCCGCCTGCACCGCCGGCGCCGAATTCTTCAACCTCATCGCCGTTGAAGACGTCGTCGTCAAGGGCGACGGCCGCGTCTCAGGCCTGGTCATCAACTGGAGCCCGGTCGAGATGACCGGCCTCCATGTCGACCCCCTCACCATCAGGTGCCAGGCCGTCGTCGACGCCACCGGACACGACGCCACCATCGCCCACATGGTCGCCCACAAGGGTGCCGACCTCACCATCAAGGGCGAGAGTTACATGTGGGCCGAGCGTGCCGAGAACAGGATCGTCGAGCACACCAGAGAGGTCTTCCCAGGACTCTGGGTCTGCGGGATGGCCGCCAACGCCGTCGCCGGCGAGTGCCGGATGGGCCCGATCTTTGGCGGCATGCTCCTCTCAGGCGAACGGGCTGCCGACCTCGTGGCCGAGGCCCTCAGACCCTGA
- a CDS encoding shikimate kinase — protein MHYHKNIVLIGMPGAGKSTVGVILAKSLGMQFIDTDILIQERTGRMLQEILDEDGPDAFGRIEEETILSLHPGHAVIATGGSVVCSEDAMAHLKAGGIVVYLEISYDEMAKRLKNITTRGILLIPGQSLREMYDWRVPLYERYADLTVASSGEDLESVVGKVIPRFVP, from the coding sequence ATGCATTACCACAAAAACATCGTCCTCATCGGCATGCCTGGCGCGGGGAAGAGCACCGTGGGCGTTATCCTTGCAAAATCCCTCGGCATGCAGTTCATCGATACCGATATCCTGATCCAGGAGCGGACCGGAAGGATGCTGCAGGAGATCCTCGACGAGGACGGGCCGGATGCGTTCGGGCGGATCGAGGAGGAGACGATCCTCTCCCTTCACCCCGGCCATGCGGTGATCGCGACGGGCGGCAGTGTGGTATGCAGCGAAGATGCGATGGCGCACCTGAAGGCCGGAGGGATAGTTGTGTACCTCGAGATCTCGTATGACGAGATGGCAAAGAGGCTCAAGAACATCACGACCCGGGGGATACTCCTCATCCCGGGCCAGAGTCTCCGCGAGATGTACGACTGGCGGGTTCCGCTCTACGAGAGGTATGCCGATCTCACCGTTGCGTCTTCGGGTGAGGATCTCGAGTCCGTGGTCGGGAAAGTAATCCCCCGTTTTGTCCCATGA
- a CDS encoding 50S ribosomal protein L40e: protein MARFPEAEARLLNVKICMRCNARNAVRATQCRKCGYQHLRPKNKDRKA from the coding sequence ATGGCACGGTTCCCCGAAGCCGAAGCACGGCTGCTCAATGTCAAGATCTGCATGCGCTGCAACGCACGGAACGCGGTGAGGGCAACACAGTGTCGCAAGTGCGGCTACCAGCACCTGCGTCCCAAGAACAAGGACCGCAAGGCCTGA